From Micromonospora echinospora:
CGCCACCGGCGCGGCGGACCTGCCCGGCAACCGGGCCGGCCGGTCGGTCGCCCGGGTCCGCCGGACCCTGTTCGGTCCGCCGTTGTCCAGCGCGTCAGTGTTGTACGAGCGGATGCGCAAGCTGGTCGCGCTGCCGGTGCTCTCCTCGGACCTGCTCAGCTCCGTGGCGTACGGGCCGGAGGCGATGCTCGCGGTGCTGGTGCTGGCCGGGAGCGCCGCGCTCGGGCTGGCCCTGCCGCTCGCCGCCGTGCTGGTGGTGCTGATGGTCGCGGTCGGCCTGTCGTACCGGCAGACCATCCCGGCATACCCGCACGGCGCCGGCTCGTACATCGTCGCGGGGGACAACCTCGGGCGTACGCCGGGACTCGCCGCCGCGGCCGGGCTGATGCTCGACTACGTGCTGACCGTGTCGGTGTCGATCGCGGCCGGGGTGCACGCGGTCACCTCGGCGCTGCCCGGGCTCGACCGGTGGACGGTGCCGCTCGGCGTGCTGGTGATCGCCGTGCTGCTGGCCGGGAACCTGCGCGGCGTACGCACCGCCGGGAACATCTTCGTGCTGCCCACGTACGCGTTCGTGGTGGTGCTGCTCGCGGTGCTGGCGGTCGGGTACGCGAAGGCCGCCTCGCGGGGTTTCGCGCCGCTGCCGCCGCCCTCGGCGCCGGCCGCCGAGGGCTTGGGCCTGCTGCTGGTGCTGCGGGCGTTCTCCTCCGGGGCGGTATCGATGACCGGCATCGAGGCGGTCTCCAACGCGGTGCCGGCGTTCCGTCCGACCGAGTGGCGCAACGCCCGCACCACGCTGGGCTGGATGGTGGCCATGCTGGTCACGCTCTTCGCCGGCCTGGTCGGGCTGATCCACCTCGACGGCCTGGCGCCCCGGGCGGACGAGACGCTGCTGTCCCAGCTCGGCCGGGTGACGTTCCCCAGCGGACCCGGGTACGCGATCCTCCAGGCCACCACCGCGCTGATCCTGCTGCTCGCGGCGAACACGGCGTTCAACGACTTTCCCCGGCTGCTGTTCTTCATGGCCCGGGACGGGCACGCGCCGCGCCGGTTCCTGCACATGGGCGACCGGCTGGCGTTCAGCAACGGGCTGGTGGCGCTGGCGCTGACGGCCGTGCTGGTGTTCGTCGCGTTCGGCGGGCACACCGAGCGGCTGATCCCGCTCTACGCGGTGGGCGTCTTCCTCGCCTTCACGCTGTCCCAGACCGGGATGGTGGTGCACTGGCGACGCCGCCGGGGACCGGGCTGGCGCCGCCGGCTCGCGCTGAACGCGGTCGGCGCGACGCTGTCCGGTCTGGTGCTGCTGACCGCGGCGGTCGCCAAGTTCGCCGAGGGCGCCTGGGTTGTGGTGCTCGCGGTGCCGCTGCTGGTGCTGCTGTTCCGCCGGATCCACAGGCACTACGACCGGCTGCACGGTGCGCTGGCGCTGCACTCGCCGCCGCCCGCGCCGCCCGCCGAGTGCGACGAACTGCCCCAGCAGGTACGCCACCTGGTGGTGGTGCCGGTGGCCCGGCTGAACCGGGCGTCGCTGCGCGCGCTGGCGTACGCGACGTCACTCGGGCGGCCGACGCTCGCCGTGCACATCGCTCCGGCGCAGGACGAGGCGGACCGGTTCCGGGACCAGTGGCGGACCTGGGG
This genomic window contains:
- a CDS encoding APC family permease, whose amino-acid sequence is MGTERDDAAQAGTVVTPSAEFPPLGDEERAALGRIGERWRGPRRADDLPVDPTLGRHDHQPAPTRFGRLAPIDMFTVAQPGELVATGAADLPGNRAGRSVARVRRTLFGPPLSSASVLYERMRKLVALPVLSSDLLSSVAYGPEAMLAVLVLAGSAALGLALPLAAVLVVLMVAVGLSYRQTIPAYPHGAGSYIVAGDNLGRTPGLAAAAGLMLDYVLTVSVSIAAGVHAVTSALPGLDRWTVPLGVLVIAVLLAGNLRGVRTAGNIFVLPTYAFVVVLLAVLAVGYAKAASRGFAPLPPPSAPAAEGLGLLLVLRAFSSGAVSMTGIEAVSNAVPAFRPTEWRNARTTLGWMVAMLVTLFAGLVGLIHLDGLAPRADETLLSQLGRVTFPSGPGYAILQATTALILLLAANTAFNDFPRLLFFMARDGHAPRRFLHMGDRLAFSNGLVALALTAVLVFVAFGGHTERLIPLYAVGVFLAFTLSQTGMVVHWRRRRGPGWRRRLALNAVGATLSGLVLLTAAVAKFAEGAWVVVLAVPLLVLLFRRIHRHYDRLHGALALHSPPPAPPAECDELPQQVRHLVVVPVARLNRASLRALAYATSLGRPTLAVHIAPAQDEADRFRDQWRTWGDHLRLETIVSPYRSVIGPLAHYLEALHTASPDLTLTVIVPEVVLRRRRYRLLHSRAEQRLRTALRALPGVVVTSVPVHVA